In Lactococcus garvieae subsp. garvieae, the following proteins share a genomic window:
- a CDS encoding undecaprenyl-diphosphate phosphatase — protein MDLNFIELLKIIFLGIVEGITEWLPVSSTGHMLLVDAFIHTDMTQSFKDMFFVVIQLGAIIAVIVEFWSQMNPFVNVEGKGVRIKRSVFNMWVKVVVAFLPSAVFGLFLNDFLEENFGTPLTIAIMLIVYGIAFIVIERWNKTRVPKINTMKEITYQTALIIGMFQVLSMIPGTSRSGATIIGALLIGVSRVVAAEFTFFLAVPTMLGASAFKLLKFGLHFSLSEVIALIVGMVVAYVVSIFVIKFLMNYIKRRDFQIFGWYRIALGIIVILFILVGVI, from the coding sequence ATGGATTTAAATTTTATTGAACTTTTGAAAATTATTTTTCTCGGCATCGTCGAGGGAATTACAGAGTGGTTACCTGTATCAAGTACAGGGCATATGCTTTTAGTGGATGCCTTCATTCATACCGACATGACACAATCTTTCAAAGATATGTTCTTTGTCGTCATTCAATTAGGCGCAATTATTGCGGTTATTGTGGAATTCTGGTCACAGATGAATCCTTTTGTTAATGTTGAAGGTAAAGGTGTGCGCATCAAACGCTCTGTCTTTAACATGTGGGTTAAGGTTGTCGTTGCCTTCCTTCCGTCTGCTGTATTTGGCTTATTCTTGAATGATTTCTTAGAAGAAAATTTCGGGACACCATTGACAATTGCCATTATGCTGATTGTCTATGGTATCGCCTTTATCGTGATTGAACGTTGGAATAAAACACGTGTACCAAAAATCAATACAATGAAAGAAATCACCTATCAAACTGCACTGATCATCGGGATGTTCCAAGTTCTCTCAATGATTCCAGGTACATCTCGTTCAGGCGCAACAATTATTGGTGCTTTGCTCATCGGTGTCTCACGTGTCGTTGCTGCTGAGTTTACTTTTTTCCTTGCAGTACCAACTATGCTTGGTGCCTCAGCCTTCAAACTCTTGAAATTCGGCCTTCACTTTAGTCTCTCAGAAGTGATTGCCCTTATCGTTGGAATGGTTGTTGCTTATGTTGTATCTATCTTCGTTATTAAATTCTTGATGAATTACATCAAACGCCGTGACTTCCAAATATTTGGTTGGTACCGTATTGCACTTGGGATTATCGTTATCCTCTTCATCCTTGTTGGGGTAATTTAA
- a CDS encoding GNAT family N-acetyltransferase, producing the protein MQIIKLRDHEEKLEQAANWFHHKWEIPLSAYQESMEACLHGSETIPQWYVMIHESEIIAGLGIIENDFHNRKDLSPNICALYVEKDFRRQGIAEKLLQEACDDMKTQGIHKLYLVTNHTHLYERYDWEFIGFVQAEDEDERLRMYSYQT; encoded by the coding sequence ATGCAAATTATAAAGCTCCGCGACCATGAGGAAAAGCTTGAACAAGCTGCAAACTGGTTTCACCATAAATGGGAGATTCCTCTTTCTGCCTATCAAGAAAGCATGGAGGCTTGCCTTCATGGCTCAGAAACCATTCCTCAATGGTATGTGATGATACATGAGTCAGAAATTATTGCCGGCCTTGGAATTATTGAAAATGATTTCCATAATCGTAAGGATTTATCCCCTAATATTTGTGCTTTGTATGTGGAAAAAGACTTCCGAAGACAAGGGATTGCGGAAAAGTTACTGCAAGAAGCTTGTGATGATATGAAGACGCAAGGAATTCACAAGCTCTATCTTGTCACTAACCATACTCATCTTTATGAACGCTACGATTGGGAATTTATTGGCTTTGTTCAAGCTGAAGATGAGGACGAGAGATTACGTATGTATTCTTACCAAACCTAA
- a CDS encoding DUF4097 family beta strand repeat-containing protein, which produces MGQEKIIVTVPEDMDFQKIIIDGTSGQKTLRDLKVESLKINLRDGGLALEKVKGNQLTMNISDAAWQLRDVTLSGHLKVTSNDGASVLKRVTAQSMDFASNDGATIFENLRLKERSKIVKKDGQLKMINSQWPGLNAEAEELYVNHVKKEFPYQTGNQEKALTVEVTDGSFYLINE; this is translated from the coding sequence ATGGGTCAGGAAAAAATAATTGTAACTGTACCAGAAGATATGGATTTCCAAAAAATTATTATTGACGGTACGTCGGGACAAAAAACTTTACGTGACTTGAAAGTTGAAAGCCTCAAAATCAATCTTCGAGATGGAGGTCTTGCCTTAGAAAAAGTTAAAGGAAACCAGCTCACCATGAATATTAGTGATGCTGCGTGGCAGTTGCGAGATGTGACTTTGTCGGGGCATTTGAAAGTAACTTCTAATGACGGTGCGTCTGTTTTAAAACGTGTAACAGCACAAAGTATGGATTTTGCTTCAAATGATGGTGCAACTATTTTTGAAAATCTTCGTCTGAAAGAGCGCAGCAAAATTGTTAAAAAAGATGGTCAATTGAAAATGATAAACAGTCAATGGCCAGGCTTAAATGCAGAGGCAGAAGAACTTTATGTAAATCATGTCAAAAAAGAGTTTCCTTATCAGACAGGAAATCAAGAGAAAGCTTTGACGGTTGAAGTTACAGATGGCAGTTTCTACCTCATTAATGAATAG
- a CDS encoding copper-translocating P-type ATPase produces the protein MKDVHKEHMHHEMHDMAEMDQHDGHDMMNHGGHMMHMGNMGKKLKVSIALMVPLLAISSIAGFQLISFQGDSIVRLILGSIIFFYGGTPFFSGARGEFQSRKPAMMMLITMGIVVAYAYSVYATVLLWTGGEAMDFWFELSTLIVIMLAGHIIEMRAVSRAGDALKDLASLIPKKAHLKEGKDVAISELQVDDILLVKENERIPADGIVTSETTHLSIDESMITGESRLVAKEAGDTVYGGSLNQNLPFEMKVTSLGKDSLLAQIAQLVEKAQKQKSASENLADRVAGWLFWAALSVGLASFIIWTMTSSLSFALMTAVSVFVIACPHALGLAVPLVVARLTNLSAKNGLLIQNRTSLESISKIKYALMDKTGTLTDGKFSVRQVVDLAKDDKVDILQVMAALESGSTHPIALSIVNAVDDLKLQAENLENLPGVGLKGTVQGKNYSIVSYAYLKENDITIDEAEVQKVFDQGLTVSFLVSDKTLYGFVALGDSPKEDAKFFIEELKKRDITPVMLTGDNEATAAKIAKNLGIAEYRAELKPEDKANIVQNYQEKGGVLFIGDGVNDSPALATSDLGIAIGGGTSVAINTADVVLVNSHPSDVLALIEIAKRSNRKMKQNLWFGAGYNIIAIPVAAGILYPTFGISIDPLAAAVLMSISTVVVSINAMGLKYERPQEK, from the coding sequence ATGAAAGATGTACATAAAGAGCATATGCATCACGAGATGCATGATATGGCAGAAATGGATCAACATGACGGACACGATATGATGAACCATGGAGGGCATATGATGCACATGGGTAATATGGGCAAGAAGCTAAAGGTCAGTATTGCGCTCATGGTGCCTTTGCTTGCTATTTCAAGTATTGCCGGATTTCAGCTGATTAGCTTTCAAGGCGATTCGATTGTCAGACTTATTTTAGGATCTATCATTTTCTTCTATGGTGGCACTCCTTTCTTTAGCGGCGCACGTGGCGAATTCCAATCCCGGAAACCGGCGATGATGATGCTCATTACGATGGGGATTGTCGTGGCTTATGCTTACTCTGTTTATGCTACGGTCTTATTATGGACAGGTGGGGAGGCAATGGACTTTTGGTTTGAGCTCTCGACCCTGATTGTTATCATGCTGGCAGGTCATATTATAGAGATGCGGGCAGTGAGTCGTGCAGGCGATGCTCTTAAGGACCTCGCATCCCTCATTCCTAAAAAAGCACATCTGAAAGAGGGAAAAGATGTAGCCATCTCTGAGCTTCAAGTGGACGATATTCTTCTCGTAAAAGAAAACGAACGTATTCCAGCTGATGGTATTGTGACATCAGAAACGACTCATTTGTCTATTGATGAATCGATGATCACAGGTGAATCGCGTTTGGTCGCAAAAGAAGCAGGAGATACAGTTTACGGTGGTTCTCTAAACCAGAACCTCCCTTTTGAAATGAAAGTGACTTCACTAGGAAAAGATTCTCTTCTGGCGCAAATTGCGCAATTGGTAGAGAAGGCGCAAAAGCAAAAATCTGCCAGTGAAAACTTAGCAGATCGTGTGGCAGGTTGGCTTTTCTGGGCAGCATTGAGCGTGGGTCTTGCTTCCTTTATCATTTGGACGATGACTTCTTCATTGAGCTTTGCGCTCATGACTGCGGTATCCGTCTTTGTCATTGCTTGTCCTCATGCTTTAGGTTTGGCTGTACCTTTAGTCGTGGCACGCTTAACCAACCTTTCGGCTAAAAATGGTTTATTGATTCAAAATCGTACCTCCCTTGAATCTATTAGTAAAATAAAATATGCGCTGATGGATAAAACCGGTACATTAACAGACGGAAAATTTAGTGTACGTCAAGTTGTTGATTTGGCTAAGGATGATAAGGTAGATATACTACAAGTTATGGCCGCATTAGAAAGTGGCTCAACACACCCTATTGCCCTCTCCATTGTCAATGCTGTTGACGATTTGAAGTTACAAGCAGAAAATCTGGAAAACCTTCCTGGTGTGGGCTTGAAAGGGACAGTCCAAGGGAAAAATTACAGTATCGTTTCTTACGCTTACCTCAAAGAAAATGACATCACGATTGATGAAGCAGAAGTCCAAAAGGTTTTTGATCAAGGCTTAACGGTTTCCTTCCTCGTTTCGGATAAAACACTTTACGGCTTTGTTGCTTTAGGTGATTCACCAAAAGAAGATGCGAAATTCTTTATTGAAGAGTTGAAAAAACGTGATATCACACCTGTAATGCTGACCGGAGATAATGAAGCCACCGCAGCAAAAATTGCAAAAAATCTTGGTATTGCTGAATACCGTGCGGAATTAAAGCCAGAAGATAAAGCAAATATTGTTCAAAATTATCAAGAAAAAGGCGGTGTTCTCTTTATCGGTGATGGTGTCAATGACTCGCCTGCGCTTGCTACAAGTGATCTCGGCATTGCGATCGGAGGTGGAACATCTGTCGCCATCAATACAGCAGATGTTGTCTTGGTCAATTCACATCCGAGTGATGTTTTAGCACTGATTGAGATTGCAAAACGCTCTAATCGCAAAATGAAACAAAATCTTTGGTTTGGGGCAGGATATAATATCATTGCCATTCCTGTTGCGGCAGGAATTCTTTACCCAACCTTTGGTATCTCTATTGATCCACTGGCAGCTGCAGTATTGATGAGCATCTCAACTGTGGTTGTCTCAATCAATGCGATGGGACTAAAATATGAAAGACCACAAGAAAAATAA